Genomic DNA from Nonomuraea rubra:
AGCTCGGGGTGGCGCGTGCCGCCTTCGGGCTGGCCGCGGGATCCTGAAGCACGCTCCGGCGGGGCGACACCGGCACCGTGGCCGTACGGATCACCGACATTTGACCCGATGCTGGTCTCTTTCCGGGTAAGAGCCGGAAAGCAGACCAGCATGGGGGAACTCTCGCAATCATGGTGGCTGCTGCTGGTCAGAGGGCTGGCGGCAGTCGTCTTCGGCGTCCTGGCCCTCATCTGGCCGGGCATCACGCTGCTCGTCCTGGTGATCTTCTTCGGCGCGTACGCCCTCGTCAGCGGCCTCTTCGAGCTGTTCGCCGGTTTCCGGCACGGCACGCGATCGCGGGCCTGGCTCATCATCTCCGGCCTCATCGGCATCCTCGCCGGCATCGTGGCCCTCGTCTGGCCGGGCATCACCTCTCTGGCGCTGCTCTACGTCGTGGCCTTCTGGG
This window encodes:
- a CDS encoding HdeD family acid-resistance protein, encoding MGELSQSWWLLLVRGLAAVVFGVLALIWPGITLLVLVIFFGAYALVSGLFELFAGFRHGTRSRAWLIISGLIGILAGIVALVWPGITSLALLYVVAFWAIFTGVSEIVAGIHLRKLIDNEWMFIVGGALSVIFGVLLLIWPGAGMLSLVWLIGAFVILYGLAMIALSLRVKNFTPRAGVP